In one Thunnus maccoyii chromosome 12, fThuMac1.1, whole genome shotgun sequence genomic region, the following are encoded:
- the lrrc8da gene encoding volume-regulated anion channel subunit LRRC8D, translating to MMFTLTEVASLNDIQPTYRILKPWWDVFMDYLGLVMLMLAIFAMTMQITKDQVACLPCLEDTEEPAGAKHNSFPTQSTREAATGTPVTNIPLVSKDLPDRAVHEILVTHQHTAVKAEKYPSQPQPTGVKTNLDYQQYVFINQICYHVALPWYSKYFPYLTLIHTLVLMVSSNFWFKYPKTSSKIEHFVSILGRCFESPWTTKALSETACEDSEENKQRLTGAPSAPKQVSLEGKEEGTNVNSSTPMLGVKFSAEKPIAEVPSSMTILDKKDGEQAKALFEKVRKFRAHVEDSDFIYKLYVAQTIVKTVKFILILSYTSTFLAKINFKHDCEPDIKQLTGYRKFFCTHNMAFMLNKLLISYMALILIYGMACLYSLFWVFRRPLKEYSFEKVREESSFSDIPDVKNDFAFLLHMVDQYDQLYSKRFGVFLSEVSENKLREISLNHEWTFEKLRQLVTRNAQDQQELHLFMLSGLPNAVFDLTDLEVLKLELIPEVRFSAKVSQMTSLQELHLCHCPAKVEQTGFAFLRDHLRCLHVKFTDVAEIPGWVYMLRSLRELNLIGNLSSENNKMIGLESMRDLRHLKTLCLKSNLTKMPTNITELSPHLIKLVVHNDGTKLLVLNSLKKMTNLIELELHSCELERIPHAIFSLTNLQELDLKSNNIRTIEEIISFQHLKRLTCLKLWHNKIITIPSSIGQVKSLESLHLSHNKLESLPPALFTLPKLRHLDVGHNSITVLPPDVGLLHNLQHLAINSNKLEVLPKPLFRCTKLKVLCLGYNALLVLPEATGQLVQLTQLELRGNCLDRLPAQLGNCRMLRKNTLVVEDHLFDTLPVDVKESISRETNVSFTSGL from the exons A TGATGTTCACACTCACTGAGGTTGCGTCCCTGAACGACATCCAGCCGACGTACCGCATCCTGAAGCCATGGTGGGACGTCTTCATGGACTACCTGGGGCTGGTGATGCTCATGCTGGCCATATTCGCCATGACCATGCAGATCACCAAGGACCAGGTGGCTTGCCTTCCTTGTCTGGAGGACACGGAGGAGCCTGCAGGAGCTAAGCATAACTCGTTCCCCACACAGAGCACGCGGGAGGCAGCCACTGGGACCCCTGTAACCAACATCCCACTAGTCTCTAAGGACCTACCGGACAGAGCAGTCCATGAGATCCTCGTCACACATCAGCACACTGCTGTGAAGGCAGAGAAATATCCCAGTCAACCTCAACCGACGGGGGTCAAGACCAACTTGGACTATCAACAATATGTCTTTATCAACCAAATATGTTACCATGTTGCCTTGCCCTGGTACTCCAAGTACTTTCCATACCTCACCCTCATCCACACCCTTGTTCTCATGGTCAGTAGCAATTTCTGGTTCAAATACCCCAAAACGAGCTCAAAGATTGAACATTTTGTTTCTATTCTGGGTAGATGTTTTGAGTCTCCTTGGACGACGAAGGCTTTATCTGAAACGGCTTGTGAGGACTCCGAGGAGAACAAACAGAGATTAACCGGCGCCCCCTCAGCACCAAAGCAGGTATCTTTAGAAGGGAAAGAAGAAGGCACAAATGTCAACTCATCCACACCCATGCTTGGGGTGAAGTTTTCCGCAGAGAAGCCCATTGCGGAGGTCCCAAGTAGTATGACAATCTTGGATAAAAAAGACGGAGAGCAGGCCAAAGCCCTTTttgagaaagtgagaaaattCAGAGCTCATGTGGAGGACAGTGATTTCATCTACAAGCTTTATGTAGCTCAGACCATTGTCAAAACTGTCAAGTTTATTTTGATATTGTCGTACACCTCAACCTTTTTGGCTAAAATTAATTTTAAGCATGATTGTGAACCTGATATTAAACAGCTCACTGGATACAGAAAGTTCTTCTGTACGCACAACATGGCTTTCATGCTAAACAAGCTGCTTATTAGCTACATGGCTTTGATATTGATCTACGGGATGGCGTGCTTGTACTCTCTCTTCTGGGTATTCCGTCGACCTCTGAAAGAGTACTCATTTGAGAAGGTCAGGGAAGAGAGCAGCTTTAGTGACATTCCTGATGTCAAAAATGACTTTGCATTCCTCTTACACATGGTTGACCAGTATGACCAACTCTACTCCAAGCGCTTTGGTGTCTTCCTGTCCGAGGTCAGCGAAAACAAGCTGAGGGAGATCAGCCTCAATCACGAGTGGACCTTTGAGAAGCTACGGCAGCTGGTGACCCGTAATGCACAGGACCAGCAGGAGCTGCATCTTTTTATGCTCTCTGGTCTCCCAAATGCAGTGTTTGACCTCACTGACTTGGAAGTGCTCAAACTGGAGCTGATTCCTGAGGTGAGATTCTCTGCAAAAGTCTCCCAAATGACCAGCCTGCAGGAGCTGCATCTCTGCCACTGTCCAGCCAAAGTAGAGCAGACAGGTTTCGCATTCCTCCGTGACCATCTTCGCTGCCTTCATGTCAAGTTCACGGATGTTGCTGAGATCCCAGGTTGGGTATATATGCTGAGGAGTTTGCGGGAGCTTAACCTAATTGGGAACTTGAGCTCAGAAAATAACAAGATGATCGGTCTAGAGTCCATGCGAGATTTGAGGCATTTAAAGACATTATGCCTGAAGAGTAACCTCACAAAAATGCCCACAAACATCACAGAGCTTTCGCCACACCTGATTAAGTTAGTGGTGCACAATGATGGTACGAAACTGCTGGTACTGAATAGTCTGAAAAAAATGACGAATCTAATTGAACTGGAGCTGCACAGCTGTGAACTGGAGAGGATTCCACATGCTATTTTCAGCTTGACCAACTTGCAGGAACTTGACCTGAAATCTAACAACATCCGAACCATAGAGGAGATCATAAGCTTCCAGCACCTCAAGAGGCTGACGTGCCTTAAACTGTGGCACAACAAAATAATCACCATTCCATCCTCCATCGGCCAGGTCAAGTCCCTGGAGTCTCTCCACCTGTCACACAATAAACTGGAGTCTCTGCCTCCAGCCTTGTTCACTCTACCTAAACTGCGGCACTTGGACGTGGGCCACAACTCCATCACAGTGCTGCCACCGGATGTGGGTCTCCTACACAACCTCCAGCATTTAGCCATCAATTCCAACAAGCTAGAGGTGCTGCCCAAGCCTCTGTTCAGGTGCACCAAGCTGAAGGTGTTGTGTCTGGGGTACAATGCACTCTTGGTGCTGCCGGAGGCTACGGGCCAGCTGGTCCAGCTCACTCAGCTGGAGCTGAGAGGAAACTGTCTGGACAGACTGCCTGCTCAACTGGGCAACTGCCGCATGCTGCGCAAAAACACCCTGGTTGTGGAGGACCATCTCTTTGACACACTGCCTGTGGATGTTAAGGAGAGCATCAGCCGAGAGACCAACGTGTCCTTTACAAGTGGCTTAtag
- the gtf2b gene encoding transcription initiation factor IIB produces the protein MASTSRGDALALPRVQCPNHPEAILVEDYRAGDMICPECGLVVGDRVIDVGSEWRTFSNEKALKDPSRVGDAQNPLLNGGDLTTMISKGTGAASFDEFGNSKYQNRRTMSSSDRAMLNAFKEISTMADRINLPRNIVDRTNNLFKQVYEQKSLKGRANDAIASACLYIACRQEGVPRTFKEICAVSRISKKEIGRCFKLILKALETSVDLITTGDFMSRFCSNLGLPKQVQMAATFIARKAVELDLVPGRSPISVAAAAIYMASQASAEKKTQKEIGDIAGVADVTIRQSYRLIYPRAAELFPPDFKFDTPVDKLPQL, from the exons ATGGCGTCGACAAGCCG CGGAGATGCTCTGGCCCTTCCCAGAGTTCAGTGTCCCAACCACCCAGAGGCCATACTGGTGGAGGACTACAGAGCAGGGGACATGATCTGCCCTGAATGCGGCCTTGTAGTAG GTGACCGTGTCATTGATGTAGGCTCAGAGTGGAGGACGTTTTCCAACGAGAAAGCCCTCAAAGATCCATCCAGAGTGGGAGACGCCCAGAACCCACTGCTGAATGGAGGAGACCTGACCACCATGATCAGCAAG GGAACAGGCGCAGCTAGTTTTGATGAGTTTGGCAACTCCAAGTATCAGAACCGGCGGACCATGAGCAGCTCTGATCGGGCCATGCTCAACGCCTTCAAAGAAATCAGCACCATGGCAGATCGCATCAACCTGCCAAGAAACATCGTa gACAGAACAAACAACTTATTCAAGCAGGTTTATGAGCAGAAGAGTCTGAAGGGACGAGCTAATGATGCCATCGCTTCAGCCTGTCTCTACATCGCCTGCAGACAAGAAGGTGTACCGAGAACATTCaaag AAATCTGCGCCGTCTCCCGAATTTCCAAGAAGGAGATAGGCAGGTGCTTTAAGCTGATCCTCAAGGCGCTGGAGACCAGCGTGGACCTCATCACCACAGGAGACTTCATGTCCCGCTTCTGCTCAAACCTCGGCTTGCCAAAACAAGTGCAGATGGCCGCCACCTTCATCGCCAGGAAGGCTGTGGAGCTTGACCTGGTGCCTGGCAGGAGCCCCATCTCAGTGGCCGCAGCAGCCATCTACATGGCCTCCCAGGcctctgcagagaagaagacCCAGAAAG AAATCGGAGATATCGCCGGTGTTGCAGACGTTACGATCCGACAGTCTTACCGCCTTATCTACCCGCGCGCCGCAGAACTCTTCCCTCCAGACTTCAAATTCGACACACCTGTCGACAAACTGCCCCAACTGTGA